A window of the Desulfovibrio sp. UIB00 genome harbors these coding sequences:
- a CDS encoding aryl-sulfate sulfotransferase, translated as MKYRASIAFIAGLLALGLSTQAPAYEVHDGPTGVIKLVPEKVFKGYTLFAPTVKSTTTYLIDMNGDVVHTWKSKYPPGLYATLLPNGNLLRAAAPKDQPVKIGGAGGIIEEMDWNGNVVWSYTMLTENEIQHHCFDRMPNGNTMILGWERKTPAEFQAKGRKPGTWPEEVKIKGQAVRDFWVDFVREVDKNGKTVWEWHAWDHIGTGPDQLDINFALPTPVGPGYDSFDWSHFNTLQYLPKTDQILLNSRNFSEFYIVDKKSGKIVKRWGNPAAYGKGTRPEWYYDGTQQVFGEHNATMLPNGNVQIFDNGSERPEGNRSRVIEVDPTSGKIVWQYAANGSNSFFSYRQGAAERLPNGNVLVTSTHQGHLFEVTPAGEVVWEFVNPIMAGQAKPVFSDRDEAVPNAHQTFTNMIHRAYRYAPDYPGLKGKDLSVKAPLLPGYPKFFEVWKPTAVK; from the coding sequence ATGAAGTATAGAGCTTCCATTGCTTTTATTGCGGGTTTGCTTGCTCTTGGACTGTCTACTCAAGCGCCAGCCTATGAAGTACATGACGGCCCTACGGGCGTCATCAAGCTTGTGCCCGAAAAAGTTTTTAAGGGGTATACGCTGTTTGCCCCCACGGTTAAAAGTACAACCACGTATCTCATCGATATGAATGGCGATGTTGTACACACGTGGAAGAGCAAGTACCCTCCCGGCCTCTATGCCACGCTGTTGCCCAACGGCAATCTGCTGCGCGCAGCCGCCCCCAAGGATCAACCGGTTAAAATTGGCGGCGCAGGCGGCATTATTGAAGAGATGGACTGGAACGGCAACGTGGTGTGGTCGTACACCATGCTTACGGAAAACGAGATCCAGCACCACTGCTTTGACCGCATGCCTAACGGCAACACCATGATTCTTGGCTGGGAGCGCAAAACTCCCGCCGAATTCCAGGCCAAGGGCCGCAAGCCCGGCACGTGGCCTGAAGAAGTCAAGATCAAGGGGCAGGCCGTGCGCGACTTCTGGGTGGATTTTGTGCGCGAGGTGGACAAAAACGGCAAGACTGTCTGGGAATGGCATGCCTGGGATCATATCGGCACCGGCCCGGATCAACTGGACATCAACTTTGCTCTGCCCACACCTGTGGGGCCGGGATACGACAGCTTTGACTGGTCGCATTTCAACACCTTGCAGTACCTGCCCAAGACCGACCAGATTTTGCTGAATTCACGCAACTTCAGCGAATTTTACATTGTTGACAAAAAGTCCGGCAAAATCGTCAAGCGCTGGGGCAACCCCGCTGCCTACGGCAAGGGGACGCGTCCCGAATGGTACTATGACGGCACCCAGCAGGTTTTTGGTGAACATAACGCCACCATGTTGCCCAACGGCAATGTGCAGATATTCGACAATGGCTCGGAACGCCCCGAGGGCAACCGATCCCGCGTGATCGAGGTCGACCCGACCAGCGGAAAAATTGTTTGGCAGTATGCCGCCAATGGTTCAAACAGCTTCTTCAGCTACCGACAGGGCGCTGCGGAAAGGTTGCCCAACGGCAATGTGCTGGTGACCTCCACGCATCAGGGGCATCTTTTTGAAGTAACCCCCGCAGGCGAGGTTGTTTGGGAATTTGTGAACCCCATTATGGCGGGGCAGGCCAAGCCTGTATTCTCTGACCGTGATGAAGCCGTGCCCAATGCCCACCAGACATTCACCAACATGATCCACAGGGCTTATCGCTATGCCCCGGATTATCCCGGTCTCAAGGGCAAGGATCTGAGCGTCAAAGCTCCGTTGTTGCCCGGCTATCCGAAATTCTTTGAAGTT